Sequence from the Actinocatenispora sera genome:
TGCTCGGACGGCGCCGGGGCGGGGCGCGGTAGCGTACGGGCAGTCCACGCCGAGGGGGAGGCGTCGTGTACCGGTTCGAGGAGCAGACCCGGGATCGGCTGCGGGAGCTGGCCCCGTCGTCGACGGTGCTCGTCCCGGTCGGGTCGACCGAGCAGCACGGGCCACACCTGCCGGTGGGCACCGACACCACGATCGTGACGGCGATCGCGCAGCGCGCCGCCGCGGCCGCCGACGTGCCGGTCGTGGTCACCCCGACCCTGCCGTACGGGTTCGCGCACCATCACCTGCCGTTCGGCGGCACCGTGAGCCTCGGTCTGGTGGGCTACCTCGACGTGCTCACCGACATCGGCAGAAGCCTTGCGGTGGACGGGTTCCGGCGCATCGTGTTCCTCAACGGGCACGGCGGCAACGACGGCGCGGTGCGGTCGGTCGGCGACCGGATCGTGTTCGAACGGGAGCTGGACGTGCACGTCGCCGGCACCTCGTACTGGACCTGCGCGGCCGATGCGCTGGCCGACACCGACCTCGGCGTCGGCCCGGTTCCCGGGCATGCCGGCGGTTTCGAGACCTCCTGCATGCTCGCGCTGCGGCCCGAACTGGTCCGCCGCGAGCTGATGCCGGCACCCGAACCCGACCTGCAACCACTGGCGTACAGCGACATCCCGGGTGCCACGATCCGCCGGGCCGGCGTCTGGGCCGCGAGCGACGGGCGTACCGACGACTCCCGGCACGCCAGCGCCGAGACCGGCGAGCGTGCCCTGGCGCTGATCGCCGCCAGCGTCGCCGCGTTCCTCGCCGGATTCCATCGATCCGCCCAGTGAAGTGAGGCCCGCGCCATGACCGAGCAGGAGCTGCCGCGACCACGGGTGGCGGTGCTCGCCACGACCTGGTTCCCCGGCTCGCACGCCGACGTGATCGCCACCCGGCTGGTCGAGGGGTACCGCTGGCAGGGCGCGCACCGGCCGGCCCGGGTCGAGGTCGCCTCGGTGTACCTGGAACAGCTCGGCTCGCGCACCGAGGTGTGGCCGCTGCCGGACGTCGGCGTCGAGATCACCGACCGCAACGGTGTACCGCGGTTCCCGACCGTGGCCGAGGCGCTCGGCGTCGGTCGCCCGGGCGTCGACGTCGACGGCGTGGTCATCATCGGCGAGCACGGCGACTACGAGCGCAACGAGTACGGGCAGACGACCTACCCGCGGCGCCGGCTGTTCGACGCGGCGGTGTCGACCATGCTCGGCGCCGGCCGCACCGTCCCGGTGTTCAACGACAAGGGCCTCGCCTGGTCGTACCCGGATGCACTGTCCATGGTGGACACCGCGGAGCGGCTGGGCATCCCGCTGCTCGCCGGCTCGACGATCCCGCTGTCCTGGCGGATCCCCACCGCGACGCAGTGGCCGCTGGGCGAGCCGATGGACGCCGCCGTCGTCGTCGGCTGGGGGCCGCTCGAGCGGTACGGGTTCCACAACCTGGAGGCGCTGCAGGTGCACGCCGAGCGCCGCTCCGGCGGCGAGCGCGGCGTCGCGACGGTACGGGCGCTCACCGGCCCGGACGCGCGGGACGCGATCGAGGCCCGCATCGTCGACGCGGCGCTGCTCGACGCCGCCCTCGGCACCTTCGAGCTGACCGCCGAGCAGCGGGCGCGGGCGCGGGCCAGCGTCCGGGACGTGTTCCTGGTGCAGTACCGGGACGGGCTGCGCGCCGCGGTGGTGCTCTGCAACGACGTGCTGCGCAACTTCGGCACCGCCTGCCGGGGGCCGGGGCACGAGATGGCGTGCCAGATCTGGCTGCCCGGTGCGCCGCACGAGCACTTCACCTTCCTGGTCCGCCAGATCGAGTCGCTGGTGCTCGGCGGGGTCGCGCCCTACCCGGTGCGGCGCACGCTGCTGACCACCGGGATGCTCGACGCCGCCATGCACTCGCTGCACGACGGCGCCCGGATCGACACCCCGGACCTGGACCGCGGGTACACCCCGGTCGCCACGGTCACCGACACCGGCGTCGAACTCCCCCGGCCCGAGGGCGTACCGACGCCGTGACCGGCGCCCCCGCCGCGCACGGCCCGCGTCAGCGGCCAACCACGGGACGTCGACGTGCCCGCCGGCCGGCTTGGTGCGGGGCGAGCAGCGGGATAAACTGGACAGAAGTCTCGATGGCACGAAGGACGTGCACCATGTCCTGTCCCGCGGATGTTCCCGCCGGCCCGGCCCGCACGAGCGATCGCTGAGCTGCGCATGCCGGGTCCGGCGCCGCCACGAGGTTCGCCCCGGCCGGCCCGGGACGGGCTCGACGATGCACACCGCGCGAGCGGGCGAAGCGAAACTGGACCGGAACCCGCGCGTACCGGCGGCCGGCTGGTCGCGGACTATCTGGCGGCGCAACGCGATGCGCTGCTGACGGCCGCCCCCGGCGCCCGGCGGGGCGACCCCGATGCGGTACACGAGATGCGGACCGCGACCCGGCGGCTGCGCTCGACGCTGCGCACCTTCCGGCCGCTGTGGTCCCACGACGCCACCGAGCCGCTGCGCACCGAGCTGCGCTGGCTGGGCGGGCTGCTCGGCGCCGTCCGCGACACCGACGTGCTGGCCGAGATCCTCGCCGCGGCGATCGGCGCGGCCGACCCGGCGCTGCTCGTCGGCCCGGTGGCCGACCGGGTCGGACGGCAGCTGGCCGTCGATGCCGAAGCGGCCCGGGCCGGCCTGGCGCACGCGCTCACCGACGACCGGTACGCGTTGCTGCTCGACCGGTTGGCCACGCTGGTCGCCGCGCCGGCCCCGGACGCCTCGTACCGCCAGGCCAGGGCGCACGCGCGCGAGGCGTTGCACCGGGCCGACCGCCGCCTGGACGCCGCGCTGCGCCACCCGGCGACGACCCCGAGCTCCGACGAGCCCGACCGCACCACGACCGTGGCACCCGACCAGCCCGACCTCAGCACGACCGGGGCACCCGACCAGCCGGACGTCAGCACGACCGGGGCATCCGACCAGCCGGACGTCAGCACGACCGGGGCATCCGACCAGCCGGACGTCAGCACGACCGGGGCACCCGATCGGCCTGACCTCAGTACCGCCGGGGCACGGGACGAGCCGGACCGGGCGATGCTGCACGACGCGCGCAAGGCGTACAAGCGGGCCCGGTACGCGGCGGAGGCGTTGGCGCCGGTCGCCGGCGAGCCGGCCGACCGGCTCGTCCACCGGCTCCGGGACCTCCAGGACGTGCTCGGCGATCTGCACGACGCGTGGCTCGCCGCCGGTGTGCTGCAGGCGCACGCCGCGGCGGCGCAGCGGGACGGCGAGAGCCCCGTCAGCTACGAGGTACTCGCGGCACACCGCACCGCCGCGGCGAACGACCTGCTCGCCCTGGTACCACGGGCCCGGCGCCGCGCACGCAGGCCCGGCGTACGACGCTGGCTCGAGCGGCGATGACCGGCGCCACGGCGGGTGGACGGCAACGTCGTCGCGCGCGGGTCAGCCGGCCGTCAGCCCGCGGGCCAGGTCGAGGGCGACGATGCGGTCGACGTACAGCAGGGTCTCCAGGCGGGCACCCGCCGGGTTCACCTCGGCCACCTCGTCGAGCGCCCGCAGCAGGGCGACCGCGTCGAGGTCGTCGTCGCACGCGGCCCGGATGCCCGCCATCGCCGACGCCGGGATCGGCGCCGACGGCTGGCGGGCCGCCGCGGCCACCTCGGCGCGCCACCGGCCCAGGCGTCGGGTCGCATCGGCGACCGACGCCCCGACCACCGGCTCCCGTCGCGCCACGCCCAGCAGCGCCAGCCGTACCGCGGTCGGCTCGGCGCCGTCCACGTCGAGCTCCGCGACCGGCGCGACCGCGAGGACCGGCTGGTCGCCACCGATCTCGGCGCCGCACAGGTCGAGGCCGCCCGGGCGCACCTCGTCGGCCGCCGCGACGACCAGTTCCGCGCCGGCCGGCTCGGCCCGTACCTCGTCGGTCGGGATGATCCACAGCTCCCGCAGCCGCTCCCCCGCCGACGCCAGCGCTTCCGCCGAACCGATCACCGTGGTCCGCACCTGGTTGCCGTGCAGGCCCTCCAGCACCCGTCGGGCCAGGTCTGCCACCAGCAGCACCCGCACGGCATGCCAGGACATGCCGTCGTCGCCCGACGGCAGCACCGCGGTCAGCCGCACCAAGCGACTCGGACGGCTTTTCACCGGCACGGCGGCGCCGCTGCGGTCGTCGGTCACGGTGAGCATCGGCACCCTCCGCCAGGCTGATCGTTCGACCGTAACAGCACGCCAACCCGGCACCGGCAGATCGACGACCTCCGTGCGTTGACCAAGGGATGGGTGCGTTGACCAAGGGATGGGTGCGTTGACCAAGGGATGGGTGCGTTGATCAAGGGATGGGTGCGTTGATCAAGGGATGGGTGCGTTGATCAAGGGATGGGTGCGTTGATCAAGGGATGGCGGCACGGCTTCCAGGCACGACGTGTCCGATTCCCTTGATCAACGCGACGGGGGGCGGCAGGGGCGGGGAGGGCCGGGCCGCTAGTGGGTGCGCAGGAGGCGGTACTCGTTGCGGTGGGTCAGGGTGAGCACCAGCCGGGCCGGGAAGCCGAACGCGCGGCGACCGTGCTCGGTGGAGTACTGCTCCACGCCGACGATCGGGTAGGGCTGACCGCCGACTACCAGTTCGCCGCCGCCGGCGGCCACCAGGTTGCGGTACCAGTTGACGGTCTCGCCGTAGGTCAGCTCGGCGACGAATCCCTCCGGCACCCGGGCGACCATGATCGGCGTCTCGTGCTGCCGGCCGGAGGTGCGGCCGACGTGCCGGACCAGCGAGAACGGGCCGTGGCCGGCGCGGGCCAGCCGCACCGTACCGCGGTTCAGGGTGTTCTTGAGCAACCAGAACCACGCTTGCCGTGCTCGCGACATGCCCACGCCTCTCGACGTCCGAGGGCCGGCCGCGGACCTGCACCTCGTCGTTGCCGAACCGGTCGGCCCCATTCTGCGCCGAACCGCCGGCCGGCGCGAGCCGGCCTACCGAGACAAACCGCCGGCCGGCGCGAGCCGGCCTACCGAGACAAACCGACGGCCGGCGCGAGCCGGCCTACCGAGACAAACCGCCGGCCGGCGCGAGCCGGCCTACCGGGGCAACCGGATCGTCAGCCGCCAGCGACGTCTGGCGCCCACCCGCTCCCAACCGTCCCGGTCCGGACCGACCGCGCGGAACCACAGCAGCCGGAAGGTCGCCGCGTCGATCAGCGCCTCCGCGTCGCGGCTCATCGCGTCGGGATGCAACGTGAGTATCGCGCCCTTGGCCTCCGCGGTCAGTAGGGCGACGCGCGGGTCCGCGCGCTGGGCACCGACGGCTATCTCCAGGGTCCCGCCGAGCGCGGCAAAGTCGGCGATCGCACTGTGCTGCGTCACCACCAGAACAGTAGAGACAACGCAGCGCACCCAGTATCGGCCAGGTAGCCGATTCAGGCCCGGCCATCCCAGTACCGGCGGGCCGAGCCGGCAGTGTCACCGACGACCCGACGCGGGCGCCCCGGATGCCCTGGCAGCAGGGCGATACACCGACGCCGCTCGGTGCGGACGGCCGGCGCGGTCTCACGACGCCGCTGCTCAGCACGCGGTCTGCGGTCTGCGGTCGGCGCGACGTCGCGGCGCCGGCGGTCAGCGCCGTGTCGCGCTGCCGGCGGTCAACGCGGTCGCGGCGGCGGTCGGCGCGGCGTCGCGGCGCAGGCAGTCAACACGGTCGCGGCGCCGGCGTCAGCGCGGTCGTGGCGCCGGCGGTCAGCGCGGTGTCGCGGCGCGGCTGGAGTCCAGCAGCAACGCCTGGCGGCGCTGGTGCACGGTCAGGTAGCGCAGGCCGTCCGGCCCGGCGGTGAAGGCTCGGCGCGAGCGCCGTGGCAGCCACAGCAGCGCCCCGGGGGTGAGCTCGACCGTACCGAGTTCGGTGGTGAGGGTGCCGCTGCCGGCGAGGACGTGTACGAGGACGTCGAGGTCCGGGCCGGCGTGCGCGTCGATGGTGCCCGCCGGCGGCAGCGCGATGATGTTGGCGTCGAGGTCGCGGTCGCGGACGTCGAGCTTCCAGGCCGCGCCGGTCACGTCGGGTGCGGCAGGTTCGGCGGTCAGCGCGGTGGTGTCGACCAGGACCCGCGGCAGCGGCGTGCTGGCGAGCTTGGTGATCTTGATACGCCAGTCGCGCATCTCCCGGTTGAGGTACTCCCAGCGGAAGCTGCCGGCGTGGTCGGCCTCGAACTCGTCGTGCAGGTGCTTCGGGTCGTGGTCGTTGACCAGGACGAACGCTCCGCCCACGGGGAGTTCGGCGTACCGGGAGAAGATCGTGGGGTGCTTGTCGGGCTTGCGCATCCCGCGCACGTCCAGCTCCTGCGCCTCGGGTTGGCTCGCGGTCGGCGATGACATGTGCGCTACTCCGCTCTTTTTTACAATCATCTTTTGTGTAAACTGTAGAGCATGACGTACGTGATCGCGCAACCCTGCGTGGATGTGATGGATCGCGCCTGCGTGGACGAGTGCCCGGTGGACTGCATCTACGAAGGCGGCCGCTCGCTGTACATCCACCCCGACGAGTGCGTGGACTGCGGTGCCTGCGAACCGGTCTGTCCGGTCGAGGCGATCTTCTACGAGGACGACCTGCCCGAACACCTGCACGCCTACCTCGCCGACAACGACGAGTTCTTCTCCCGGCCGCTGCCCGGCCGCGAGGCCGCCCTCGGCTCCCCGGGCGGCGCCGGGCCGCTCGGAGCGCTCGGTGTCGACACGCCGCTGGTGGCCGCGCTGCCGCCGCAGGGCGACGCGGTGGCGCAGCAGTGAACCCGGTACCGGCCGGGCGTCGGCTGCAGGTGCTGCAACTGCTGCGGGACGCGCGCACACCGCTGGGCATCGCCGAGATCGCCCAGCGACTCGGCGTGCACGCCAACACCGTCCGGTTCCACCTCGAGACCCTCGTCGGCAACGGCCAGGTCGAGCGGCAGACGGCGAGTCACGCCGGCCCGGGCCGCCCGCCGCAGCTGTTCCGCGCGGCTCCCGGAATGGACCCGATGGGTCCGCGGCGCTACCAGGTGCTCGCCGAGGTGCTCGTCGGTGACGTCGCCGCGCACCCCGATCCGGCCGGCCACGCCGCGGAGGCGGGACGCCGCTGGGGCCGCCGGCAGGCGCTCGCCGAGCCGGCCCGCCCGGCCGGCGCGGGCGAATCCGTCGAGCGGATGACCCGGATGCTCGACGAGCTGGGCTTCGCGCCCGAGCCGGTGGACGGCGCCGACCCGCCGGCCATCGGCCTGCGGCACTGCCCGTTCCTGGAACTCGCGGAAAGCCGGGCGGACGTGGTGTGCCCGATCCACCTCGGCCTGATGCAGGGCGCGATGGAGTCGTGGGGCGCGCCGGTGACCGTCGAGCGGCTGGACGCGTTCGTCGAACCGGGCCTGTGCGTGGCCCACCTGACTGCGATGGGAGCATCGTGACCGACCTCGTTTCCCTGACCGCGCTGGTGCCGGAGCAACTCGCGGCCGCCCGCAACTCGTCCGCCGGCCGCAGCGCGCGCACCCTGTACGGCGGCACCGGGCACGCGCTGCGCCAGACCGTGCTGGCGCTCGCCGGCGGCCACTCCCTGGGCGAGCACGAAAGCCCGGGCGAGGCGACC
This genomic interval carries:
- the fdxA gene encoding ferredoxin — translated: MTYVIAQPCVDVMDRACVDECPVDCIYEGGRSLYIHPDECVDCGACEPVCPVEAIFYEDDLPEHLHAYLADNDEFFSRPLPGREAALGSPGGAGPLGALGVDTPLVAALPPQGDAVAQQ
- a CDS encoding cupin domain-containing protein produces the protein MTDLVSLTALVPEQLAAARNSSAGRSARTLYGGTGHALRQTVLALAGGHSLGEHESPGEATLQVLAGRVRLSAGGKKWEATEGGFLPIPPTRHDLAAIDDSVVLLSVVAGTGA
- a CDS encoding helix-turn-helix transcriptional regulator, whose protein sequence is MNPVPAGRRLQVLQLLRDARTPLGIAEIAQRLGVHANTVRFHLETLVGNGQVERQTASHAGPGRPPQLFRAAPGMDPMGPRRYQVLAEVLVGDVAAHPDPAGHAAEAGRRWGRRQALAEPARPAGAGESVERMTRMLDELGFAPEPVDGADPPAIGLRHCPFLELAESRADVVCPIHLGLMQGAMESWGAPVTVERLDAFVEPGLCVAHLTAMGAS
- a CDS encoding CHAD domain-containing protein, encoding MPGPAPPRGSPRPARDGLDDAHRASGRSETGPEPARTGGRLVADYLAAQRDALLTAAPGARRGDPDAVHEMRTATRRLRSTLRTFRPLWSHDATEPLRTELRWLGGLLGAVRDTDVLAEILAAAIGAADPALLVGPVADRVGRQLAVDAEAARAGLAHALTDDRYALLLDRLATLVAAPAPDASYRQARAHAREALHRADRRLDAALRHPATTPSSDEPDRTTTVAPDQPDLSTTGAPDQPDVSTTGASDQPDVSTTGASDQPDVSTTGAPDRPDLSTAGARDEPDRAMLHDARKAYKRARYAAEALAPVAGEPADRLVHRLRDLQDVLGDLHDAWLAAGVLQAHAAAAQRDGESPVSYEVLAAHRTAAANDLLALVPRARRRARRPGVRRWLERR
- a CDS encoding DUF2249 domain-containing protein, whose amino-acid sequence is MSSPTASQPEAQELDVRGMRKPDKHPTIFSRYAELPVGGAFVLVNDHDPKHLHDEFEADHAGSFRWEYLNREMRDWRIKITKLASTPLPRVLVDTTALTAEPAAPDVTGAAWKLDVRDRDLDANIIALPPAGTIDAHAGPDLDVLVHVLAGSGTLTTELGTVELTPGALLWLPRRSRRAFTAGPDGLRYLTVHQRRQALLLDSSRAATPR
- a CDS encoding creatininase family protein, with the protein product MYRFEEQTRDRLRELAPSSTVLVPVGSTEQHGPHLPVGTDTTIVTAIAQRAAAAADVPVVVTPTLPYGFAHHHLPFGGTVSLGLVGYLDVLTDIGRSLAVDGFRRIVFLNGHGGNDGAVRSVGDRIVFERELDVHVAGTSYWTCAADALADTDLGVGPVPGHAGGFETSCMLALRPELVRRELMPAPEPDLQPLAYSDIPGATIRRAGVWAASDGRTDDSRHASAETGERALALIAASVAAFLAGFHRSAQ